The Plasmodium relictum strain SGS1 genome assembly, chromosome: 9 genome window below encodes:
- a CDS encoding 3-oxo-5-alpha-steroid 4-dehydrogenase, putative — MKVILKKRNGKFIDCFDSSPLTTVEEFKEIFYKKYHYYPERQKWNLDSAAGKTLKSGTFEENGIKDSDILIFKDLGVQISWRLVYVIEYLGPILIFPFFYFCDKYIYSHTNKNKNIIQILSLWFLLFHFIKREFESLFVHRFSNATMPIIRVPINCGHYWVLCGVNIGYYLFHPLYKPHAIESKPFLVYSLFFVLLILEFLNLKCHLILRNLRPRGTKSRGIPYGYGFNYISCANYFYEVLIWIIFSLITNTLTGYIFTLVATIQMAIWAIKKHKNYKREFPNYPKSRKAIFPFIL; from the exons atgaaagtaattttaaaaaaaagaaatggaaAATTCATAGATTGTTTTGATTCAAGTCCTTTAACAACAGTTGAAGAATtcaaagaaattttttataaaaaat ATCATTATTATCCGGAAAGACAAAAATGGAATTTAGATAGTG ccGCAGGAAAAACTTTAAAAAGTGGAACTTTTGAAGAAAATGGAATCAAGGATAGTGATATACTAATATTTAAAGATCTTg gagTACAAATATCTTGGAGATTAGTTTATGTTATAGAATATTTAGGAcctattttaatttttccttttttttatttttgcgataaatatatttattctcatacaaataaaaataaaaatataatacaaat ATTATCATTGtggtttttattatttcattttataaaaagagaatttgAATCTTTATTTGTTCATCGTTTTAGTAATGCTACAATGCCTATTATAAGGGTTCCTATAAATTGTGGTCATTACTG ggtATTATGTGGTGTAAATATTggatattatttatttcatccaTTATATAAACCTCATGCTATAGAATCAAAACCATTTTTAGTATATTCTCTTTTCTTTGTTTTACTA atattggaatttttaaatttaaaatgcCATTTGATATTAAGAAATTTAAGACCAAGAG gaACAAAAAGTAGAGGAATACCTTATGGATATggttttaattatatttcttgcgcaaattatttttatgaagtTTTAATTTGGATTATATTTTCTCTCATAACTAATACTTTAACAG gttatatttttactttagtTGCTACCATACAAATGGCAATATGGGCTATAAAAAAacacaaaaattataaaagagaATTTCCAAATTATCCAAA atCAAGAAAAGCAatatttccttttattttatga